Proteins co-encoded in one Brassica oleracea var. oleracea cultivar TO1000 chromosome C4, BOL, whole genome shotgun sequence genomic window:
- the LOC106337602 gene encoding putative uncharacterized protein DDB_G0277255 has translation MTMSERSSKVVVKDNSQVNSSSRIYYYGGASVPFLWETRPGTPKHPLFSESFRLPPLTPPPSYYSSSSSSSSGNKLSKVRTKQTRFVKTLFNRKHHVSHPSISWSSTTFSSSYSSSSSSSSPRSKTVHPANKCYLSCSRSYVKDDDEEESGSSTSPTSTLCYKRGFSMKRALSSILSHKSSRNDLRLI, from the coding sequence ATGACAATGTCAGAAAGATCCTCGAAGGTGGTCGTAAAGGATAACTCGCAGGTCAACTCATCGTCGAGAATCTATTACTACGGCGGAGCTTCCGTGCCGTTTTTATGGGAGACACGGCCAGGCACACCAAAACACCCTCTCTTCTCTGAATCCTTTCGTCTTCCGCCGTTAACGCCACCTCCGTCGTACTACTCCTCTTCCTCTTCCTCGTCTTCCGGGAACAAACTCTCAAAAGTTAGAACGAAACAAACTCGGTTCGTGAAGACCTTGTTCAACCGCAAGCATCACGTGTCGCATCCTTCGATTTCTTGGTCGTCTACAACATTTTCTTCTTCTTACTCTTCGTCCTCTTCCTCGTCGTCTCCACGGTCTAAAACAGTGCATCCCGCCAACAAGTGTTACCTTTCTTGCTCGAGATCGTACGTTAAAGACGATGACGAGGAAGAGAGTGGTTCGTCGACGTCTCCGACGTCAACGTTGTGTTATAAAAGAGGGTTTAGTATGAAGAGAGCTTTGTCTTCTATTCTGAGCCATAAATCTAGTCGTAATGATCTTAGATTGATTTAA